From the genome of Bordetella sp. H567, one region includes:
- a CDS encoding MraY family glycosyltransferase, whose protein sequence is MLYVSIAFIASAIFALLTLRFGHWHLRYTGDSDTTGVQKYHVSTVPRVGGVALVVGMLVVAGAAAWREPVLVKPLLLLLLCSMPAFLGGLAEDVTKRVRASVRLLLAMLAGGLAYYMFGAAVVRLDIVGVDWLLQFWFVSLLCTMIAVGGAANAINIIDGYNGLAAVVSVMILAGMAYVSYYLGDRLLVVASVGLMGAIGGFLIWNYPRGLIFLGDGGAYFIGYMIGELSVLMLYRHPNVSAWFPLLLCIYPVFETLFSIYRKRWLRGRSPGMPDGVHLHMLVYKRLVRWAIGSTEARHKIQRNAMTSPYLWVLSSLAVIPAVLFWQYQYVLMGFVALFSIVYLVLYRTLVRFATPRWLMVKKEVDDV, encoded by the coding sequence ATGCTTTATGTGTCCATCGCGTTTATAGCGTCCGCCATATTCGCGCTTCTAACGCTCAGGTTTGGACATTGGCATCTGCGCTATACCGGCGATAGCGACACGACCGGTGTACAGAAGTATCACGTCAGCACGGTGCCCCGCGTGGGTGGTGTTGCGCTGGTCGTAGGGATGCTCGTGGTTGCCGGCGCCGCGGCTTGGCGCGAGCCCGTGCTGGTCAAGCCGCTACTGTTGCTGCTGCTTTGCAGCATGCCGGCATTCCTCGGTGGCTTGGCGGAAGATGTCACCAAGCGTGTGCGGGCAAGCGTGCGTCTGCTGCTCGCCATGCTGGCCGGAGGCCTGGCCTACTATATGTTTGGTGCGGCGGTAGTGCGGTTGGACATCGTAGGGGTGGACTGGCTGCTGCAGTTCTGGTTCGTTTCTTTGCTGTGCACGATGATCGCGGTGGGCGGCGCGGCTAACGCCATTAATATCATTGACGGTTATAACGGGCTAGCGGCCGTGGTGTCGGTCATGATCCTTGCGGGCATGGCTTATGTGTCGTATTACCTGGGTGATCGGCTGTTGGTCGTGGCCTCGGTCGGATTGATGGGCGCGATCGGCGGTTTTTTGATTTGGAATTACCCGCGCGGCCTGATTTTCCTGGGCGACGGCGGAGCATATTTTATTGGCTACATGATCGGTGAATTGTCCGTGCTGATGCTTTACCGGCATCCCAACGTATCGGCCTGGTTTCCTTTGCTGCTGTGCATATACCCGGTGTTCGAAACGCTGTTTTCCATATACCGGAAGCGCTGGCTGCGTGGGCGTTCGCCCGGCATGCCGGATGGGGTGCACTTGCACATGCTGGTTTATAAGCGGCTGGTGCGGTGGGCGATCGGGTCCACCGAGGCCCGGCACAAGATCCAGCGTAACGCGATGACGTCGCCCTATCTGTGGGTGCTGTCGTCGCTGGCTGTCATTCCTGCAGTCCTGTTCTGGCAGTACCAATACGTGCTGATGGGTTTCGTGGCGTTGTTTTCCATCGTCTATCTGGTGCTGTATCGCACACTGGTGCGCTTTGCCACGCCGCGCTGGTTGATGGTCAAGAAAGAGGTTGACGAC
- a CDS encoding SRPBCC family protein: MRISDAQWIPSTQHQTWEALTDCAVLRKCIPGCVDVQCKSPTEYAFTVRAKVAGLGADYEGEVLLSDVNPPHGCTLVFEGKGNAAGLAIGTAQVNLTPKDEGTRLSYTLAAMAGGKLAEFGEGTLLKAGEKIVQKFFAAFIDHMAAQPHLAPPPPPPPPEPHGLRNSRWSWAVVTVLILAFVGYHTFFT; the protein is encoded by the coding sequence ATGCGCATTTCCGATGCTCAATGGATTCCTTCGACTCAGCACCAGACCTGGGAAGCGCTGACCGACTGCGCGGTCCTGCGCAAGTGCATCCCGGGCTGCGTGGACGTGCAGTGCAAGTCGCCGACGGAGTATGCGTTCACCGTCCGGGCCAAGGTTGCCGGCCTGGGCGCCGATTACGAAGGTGAGGTCCTGCTGTCGGACGTCAATCCGCCTCATGGCTGTACCCTGGTATTCGAAGGCAAGGGCAACGCGGCGGGATTGGCGATCGGGACGGCCCAGGTCAACCTGACGCCGAAGGACGAGGGGACCCGGCTCTCGTATACGCTGGCGGCGATGGCCGGCGGCAAACTGGCGGAATTCGGCGAAGGCACGCTGCTGAAGGCCGGGGAAAAGATCGTCCAGAAATTCTTCGCGGCCTTTATCGACCATATGGCGGCGCAGCCGCATCTCGCGCCCCCGCCTCCGCCGCCACCGCCCGAACCGCATGGCCTGCGGAATTCCCGATGGTCATGGGCGGTCGTCACCGTGCTGATCCTGGCCTTCGTGGGTTATCACACATTCTTCACCTGA